A region of the Mangifera indica cultivar Alphonso chromosome 10, CATAS_Mindica_2.1, whole genome shotgun sequence genome:
TGTTGACGAAGAGAAGCTGGAATTAAGATGATAAAGTTGAAGGTAGGTGTAGAAGAGTACATTGGAAATTTTGGGATTGAGATGATACTTTTAATTGtgcttgattttgtttttttttttttttctctacttAAATAgtgttattgaattttttatggcTTCAAATACAACCCTTATATACAGAAAATGATTAATTAGGTGTAGATGAGTACATTGGAAATTTGGGGATTCAGATGATACTCTTAATTTATAATGTTGTGCTTGCTTCTGGTATTTGTTTTTCTGATTAAGAGTATTATTGCATGTTTTATGGCTTCAGATACAACCCATATGTCCAGGCAAGAAGCAGGATTGACCAGTTGAAGCGGCTGGGTCATAGTGTAGATAAGGTGTGGTATATTTCAATTGAATTGTATCTTTTCAGATTGAACCAAGTGCtgtgttttattgaaaaacaTACATTTTGAGTTCTTATTTGTGCTCCTTTATGTTGTCAGGTTGAGTTCATCTTAATGGGTGGTACGTTCATGTCACTACCTGCAGATTATCGTGATTACTTTATAAGAAATCTTCATGATGCCTTATCAGGACACACCTCTGCCAATGTTGAGGAGGCTGTCACCTTCTCTGAGCATAGTGCAACAAAGTGTATTGGCATGACAATTGAAACGTGAGTTACTTAACCCTATACTAAGTGTTTGTTTTAAGTTACTTTCATCTTCTTGAGGATTCACTTGGCAGGATGTCcctcaaatatattttatttggttttgaagGTTTATTTTCCATGTAGTAcagtaattattaaaatggaTACTTTTGGTCACACTTTAAAATCTTTCCATgttaaattaagtaaaaaatatcattggctaattttttattttattcctaaTTTTCTAGGAGACCAGATTATTGCCTTGGACCTCATTTGCGCCAAATGCTTTCTTATGGTTGTACACGACTAGAAATAGGAGTGCAAAGCACATATGAGGATGTTGCCCGTGACACAAATAGAGGACACACAGTAGCTGCTGTGGCTGATTGTTTTTCCTTGGCTAAGGATGCTGGTTTCAAGGTGTGCTACTGCTCTCTTGGATATGTTTATGTGCCTCTGTTAAAGGAGAATTATAGTATAATGATGTTATTAAATGCCTGATCTTATGTCCACATAAAGAGAAATTTAAAGTTGTTTTACTGTGAATCCTATATAAAACACATTCATtctcttatataatttattggaAAATCATTAATTAGCTTGAGGCTGGCACTTTTGTTATATTTCTCAAATAAGTAGAGATCAGGTATCACaagaatagaaaatttatgAAGTCATATGTTATGACATTTCtcctcaataataatttagCAGCAAAAGGGTTGTGGGTATAAATAGTTGGCTTTCATGTTTTCTGCAGAGAAATATGGTACGGTTTTTCTAATGTTttgatttctttatttcattatgTTTAGGTTGTTGCTCATATGATGCCTGATCTTCCTAACGTTGGAGTTGAAAGGGACATGGAAAGTTTTAAAGAATTCTTTGAAAGCCCATCATTTAGAGCAGATGGTCTTAAAATATATCCTACACTTGTTATTCGTGGAACTGGACTTTATGAGCTCTGGAAGACTGGTAGATACAGAAACTACCCGCCTGAGCAACTTGTGGACATTGTAGCAAGGATTTTAGCCATGGTACCCCCTTGGACACGTGTGTATAGAGTTCAACGGGATATTCCCATGCCCTTGGTTACTTCTGGGGTTGAGAAAGGGAACCTTCGTGAGCTAGCCTTAGCTCGAATGGATGACTTGGGCTTAAAATGCCGTGATGTTCGAACACGTGAAGCCGGAATCCAGGTAAAGAAGCAACCATGCTTTTGTTATTTGTCTACTAAAAGTTCAACAATTTGAAACCTGACTAGTGTTGTTGTGCTGGAATTAGGATATTCACCACAAAATCAAACCAGATGAAGTAGAGCTTGTCCGTCGTGATTATATGGCTAATGAAGGTTGGGAAACATTTCTTTCATATGAGGACACACGTCAGGTATTAAGAAATCCATACCGTATCTATATTTTTGTGTGTACAATTGTGtatatttgtattcatttgCTCATGGGCTTGCAATTCATGTACAAAAAGGTTGTtaggaaatgaaaattttactcTCTGGTGTGGTATTTTCATTACCAATTCATGTATCAGCAAACATTTCACAGCGATAGATCATTCTTCTCAGTAACTTATTTTCTGCTAAATTGCGATGTGACATTATACTTTATTTGAACTAACTTTCGCTGACTGCCATTACTATCAAAGAAAAAGATGTAGCCTAAGTTGTCCAATAGGAAAAAAGTGCCCATTGTATTTTATACTTTGTACACAGGATATTCTTGTTGGATTGCTGCGCTTGCGGAAGTGTGGTCGGAATGTTACCTGCCCAGAGCTCATGGGGAAGTGTTCAATTGTTCGCGAACTCCATGTGTATGGAACTGCTGTTCCCGTGCATGGACGGGATGCTGACAAGCTGCAACACCAGGTAATGTTTATGTGTGATAATGACTAGAATTTAACTCTGTAAAACGTCTAATGTGATCCGAATTTCATTACAGATTTATATATTTAGCCCTTTGTCTGTTAACGTAGGGTTACGGTACTCTCTTGATGGAAGAGGCAGAGCGGATTGCAAGCCAGGAGCATAGATCAACAAAAATAGGTGTTATTTCTGGTGTAGGAACCCGGCATTATTATTGGAAGTTGGGTTACGAGCTAGAAGGCCCTTACATGGTAAAATATCTTGTGTGACTGggcaaatataaaatatttaattttgtatctaTGTTGTGGgaagatatataattttgttttattagacTATTAGTCATTGAGAAGGATAATTAGAGCTAGCTCTCCCTTTGTTGTTTAGCTTGAAGAAATCTTTTAGAGCAGAGTTGGTTTTGCTTTCCACATTTGGAGTTTGTTTTTTTTGATAATGGGGATCATGTATGATTTATAGGGTGTATCCATTTTTGCTTTTTATATCTTAAATCTcgataaatttagatttttgattgTTTATCAAATGAGGAGGATTTGTTTTAGTCCAGTTCGTTTTTTCATAGCTACTTGTTCTATAgcattataattttcttatttgttttattattagaattggCGTGGGATAAATAAGCATGTTATCCAACAAATTAAGGGTGTAAAAGGCGAGTTGAATAGTCCTTGCTCAAGTTCAACTCAATTACATTAAGATAAAGCTCCAGCTTGTCAAATTGGGAAGCGTTGGACTCGAACTTGAGACTGGAATGGTTGGCTCAAGttgacttaaaaaattatatttaaaccctttaacttaaaaaaaaaataaaaactaacctTATAACTcgtatatttatcaattaagaTAACTCATATTTATCCATTGCTCTCGTATCCCAATCAGATGTAAGATTGATAGGGGTGTAAGAAAGATTTGAAACTTTCATAgatcaattgattttttttttttttggttgaattttaaGCTGGATAGTTCAtcaaattgattaataataagTTTGTATTCGGCTCGATATGAGTTTAGTGGGAGGAGCTTGAGTCCTATACACCTCTACTAAGCAaagtttaaatagttttaaGCATCAATCATCTTTATTCCAATTGTAATTGCATGCAGAGGATTTCTTAATCGGttccaaaagaaaagaaagtgaaatgTGTTACCCTTTTATTAGGAGCCTATGAGATTGGTGGAAAATAGGAAAAGGGCCAATAAGAAGATAGTCTAAATTAAAGAATACCatcaatatttttgttcatCACAAGAATATGATtagaagtttttatttattattcaatatacCACACTATCGAAATTAAGGTTGGATATTTGAGTCAAAGAGtgatgatatttatatatattttttatgtatcattatattattttatcccaATTAAATCTAACAAAGTCTAATTCGATAAATCTACGAGAGGTACCAGACTCGAATTGAATCGGTATAAGTTGTCGCTTTCTAAATCATCAATTACCCAGGATTATGGCCCGAAACGCACTCCATGATAGACGCGGTTATTTCCACGTCATCACGACAAATCGTATTCAAATTACAACAAAACTCAACCAATAACCTTTCCCCACTACATCAGTATCTCTCTTCTGATTGGTCCTTATTCTCCACGTCATTACTTCTAGATTCTCCACCACTCGTCTATAACTACTACTCTATCTCTATCACAACCCTCCTATTTAACGTCTCTTCTCTTCCTTTCCGAATCTCGGCAGCCCGATATTTTTTTGTTCTGATTTGCTCTGGCCACAAGAATGTTTCTCAGTTCATTACCCCGTTGTCTGCTCTTGTTTTTGGTTCTATTTACGGTTGTGCCCTCGTTTTTGGCGTCGGCCTCTTCGCCAGAGATCAATGCTCCGTATCCTAAAGCCATCTCTGTAagtaattagaatttttatccagacttttttttttcaaaataatattgaaaatttaaattttttttattaatatcggatttgtttaaattttcttaatttttcctAAATTCAGCTATATTTGCAATATATTATTTGACGAATTTCGAAACTGAGCGAATTAATTTGTCCTTTTTTTATACAGGATTTGAAGGAAGCAATTGTAAAGGGATTAGGGTTTCAATCGGAGGATTTTAAGATTTCTGGGTTTGATCTTCGAGATGCGTTAGTGGGGCACTCGGCGGTGTATGAATTCGATGTGGAAATTGACAAAAAGGTGATGCCTTTTAAGCTTTTGGAGGATGTGAACAAGTGGGAGTATGTAGATTTGCCGATATTTAGGGTTGAAGAATCAATTGGCAAGGAAAAGGGGTTGGTGAAAAAGCCTAAATTGGATGGTGGGTTGCCTGTTTTGGCTCCGTTTCAGCTTGCTGGACCCATGGAGTTGTGGATACAGGATGCTAAGGATATGCGCATATCATTGCCGGTAATTCCATTCTttctatttgatttatttagttttcGGTTCAGTTGACTCTTCTTGTGGATTATATTGGATGGTTTagaatctatttttttaatgttgaatGAGTAAGTCATGTTCCCATTTAATGTTCGGGTGTAATAGACCCCAGCTCAAGCTTAAGCTCGCAAACTCATGACTCAAGCAAAAGTattaataaaccctaaaatttgcAAATTGTGCACTTATACCCCTAAATTTTTAATGCTGACCTTTAACATCAGGGgtaattgataataaatatacaGGTTATGAGGTGTAAAGTAGTTAGATGTTGTTCTCTCAAACTTGAGCCAAAAACTTCCCAGTGTTGCGAGTTCAAACTTTGCATTTATGCTATGAAGTTGAAATCAAGCTAGGCATTAGTCGGCTTGGTTGGGCTTGATTACACCTCTAGTTCCAGTAGTTTTGCCTGCTAGGATGTATGTTTAAGGGAAGTTTGTGAATTTTTCTATTAACAAACTAATTACTTTACTTCTAGGACTCTTTTTAgctgttaaaatttattttctggtaaataatttattatttgggGTAAAGAGTATGACTGTGGTTCATGATGACTCGttcattttttagaaatttgaacTAGTGGTATAAGGAGTTTGTATCCTTTGAAGTAactaattttaagtttgaatgaAGTGGAGCTGAGCAAATGCCTAGGTTGTTCTTGGATTCATGAGCGTGGAGATTGGTTTAGATCTGGCCATTTAGTTGTATTTAGTGTtacttctttctcttcttttgaagGGTCTCTTTTTTCCGCTTCATGATGAGATGCATTGAATATAAAACTCTTGAATTTGTTGCTTTGAAGAATTAGTGTTGGATGCTGTTGCTTTGTccaatttatttttgaactGGATAGTTAGTTTGACTTCATTGTTGGAACTGGTGGTGATCTCATTGTTGCTTTAATTTATGCAGCATGATGTTGATGCAGGTGTCTTGAAGAAGGTCATCTTAGCTGATGGTGCGGTGGTCACTGTAAAAGGTGCCCGATCAGTTAGCCTGCGTCACCCCATTGATTTTCCTCTCCCCTTGAACCGAACCAGtaatgggtttgcttctggtcTTCTAACTCTAGCTGAACAACTTCGCCATGCTACCCGCACTCAGAATGCTCCACTTCTCTCGCTCCGCATTGTCGGTCCTACCTCTCTCTCAGCCCCATCCTCATCATCACTGTCACCAAATAATAGGCTTAAGCTCAAGCGTCTGGCTCCTGGCCTTGTGGAACTATCTTCACCCACACAAACTAAACCTACAGACGCCCTTTCAACGATTGATCTCCAGGAGGAAGCCACTACAGTTTTGACTCCAAAACACTTCACCACAATGTGGCCTATTGCCTCTGTCAATGGCTCAAACCCTAACTTGCTAGGTTTTGAGAAATTGCTCTCTTCTGTGCTGGGTCCCAAGGCTAATAAGAAAGGTTTTTTCAAACTGTTAAGAGCTCATGTGTCTGCTCagacttttgttaaaattggtTTTGGCGTGGAGAAGAAGTTGAAAGAAGGAGATGTGAAGGATTTTCCTGAATGGAGGACTAAGCCTGAGACAGTAAAGATGCACTTTGAGGTGCTGGCTAAGGTTGATGGTGAGAAGGTAATACCGGAGACAGTGATGCAGGTTGATCCCGTTATTGCTGAGGATACGATTGCACCTAGTGTGTTGCTCCCAGACAATATGACTATGTCACAGACTCCTATTATTTACCCTCCTTTGAGCTCCTTCACCCTGTAACTTCTTGGAGCTTCAGGGTTCTCAAATTTTGCCCAATGTTATTGGGGGAAaattgtaaatatgaaatacctttatttttaaattgcaaATGAGGTAGAAGAGGTCTAAATCTGTAAAAGAAAATCGTTTAATGTAGTTGTAAAAGTATGTTAAGCATACTAATACCATATATACAGTGATCTACTTATTGATGCTTCTATGTCTGTGCTCTCAAACGAATTTTTCTGTAGATTGATGATAGTGCAGCATTTTGGTTTGTTGAGTATGGCAGTGTTGTGGCTTCCATGAAAAGAGTGGTGGATTCAGCAAAAGGAGAAGTAAAGAGCAAAGAGGCTTTGCTTGATGTGGTGGACAGCCATCTCAGAGGCTTCAAAGCAAGATGCCCTCAAAATTTTGACAATTGCACTGCACTGCACGACCAAAATTCCAGCACTGAGACCATCCATGAGAATGGTAGTGCAGATGCTGGAAGAAGCTGCGCCTTTTTGGCTTACCGCCATTTTTGTTGGTAAAGAAGGCAGAAGCAGTCTAATTTCGAAAC
Encoded here:
- the LOC123227479 gene encoding uncharacterized protein LOC123227479, with amino-acid sequence MFLSSLPRCLLLFLVLFTVVPSFLASASSPEINAPYPKAISDLKEAIVKGLGFQSEDFKISGFDLRDALVGHSAVYEFDVEIDKKVMPFKLLEDVNKWEYVDLPIFRVEESIGKEKGLVKKPKLDGGLPVLAPFQLAGPMELWIQDAKDMRISLPHDVDAGVLKKVILADGAVVTVKGARSVSLRHPIDFPLPLNRTSNGFASGLLTLAEQLRHATRTQNAPLLSLRIVGPTSLSAPSSSSLSPNNRLKLKRLAPGLVELSSPTQTKPTDALSTIDLQEEATTVLTPKHFTTMWPIASVNGSNPNLLGFEKLLSSVLGPKANKKGFFKLLRAHVSAQTFVKIGFGVEKKLKEGDVKDFPEWRTKPETVKMHFEVLAKVDGEKVIPETVMQVDPVIAEDTIAPSVLLPDNMTMSQTPIIYPPLSSFTL
- the LOC123228233 gene encoding elongator complex protein 3 isoform X1, with protein sequence MATAALQDSRKQPRPGRGGFQAHGLTEEEARVRAIAEIVNTMVDLSRKNQTVDLNAIKSAACRKYGLARAPKLVEMIAALPETERDTLLPKLRAKPVRTASGIAVVAVMSKPHRCPHIATTGNICVYCPGGPDSDFEYSTQSYTGYEPTSMRAIRARYNPYVQARSRIDQLKRLGHSVDKVEFILMGGTFMSLPADYRDYFIRNLHDALSGHTSANVEEAVTFSEHSATKCIGMTIETRPDYCLGPHLRQMLSYGCTRLEIGVQSTYEDVARDTNRGHTVAAVADCFSLAKDAGFKVVAHMMPDLPNVGVERDMESFKEFFESPSFRADGLKIYPTLVIRGTGLYELWKTGRYRNYPPEQLVDIVARILAMVPPWTRVYRVQRDIPMPLVTSGVEKGNLRELALARMDDLGLKCRDVRTREAGIQDIHHKIKPDEVELVRRDYMANEGWETFLSYEDTRQDILVGLLRLRKCGRNVTCPELMGKCSIVRELHVYGTAVPVHGRDADKLQHQGYGTLLMEEAERIASQEHRSTKIGVISGVGTRHYYWKLGYELEGPYMVKYLV
- the LOC123228233 gene encoding elongator complex protein 3 isoform X2, which codes for MATAALQDSRKQPRPGRGGFQAHGLTEEEARVRAIAEIVNTMVDLSRKNQTVDLNAIKSAACRKYGLARAPKLVEMIAALPETERDTLLPKLRAKPVRTASGIAVVAVMSKPHRCPHIATTGNICVYCPGGPDSDFEYSTQSYTGYEPTSMRAIRARYNPYVQARSRIDQLKRLGHSVDKVEFILMGGHTSANVEEAVTFSEHSATKCIGMTIETRPDYCLGPHLRQMLSYGCTRLEIGVQSTYEDVARDTNRGHTVAAVADCFSLAKDAGFKVVAHMMPDLPNVGVERDMESFKEFFESPSFRADGLKIYPTLVIRGTGLYELWKTGRYRNYPPEQLVDIVARILAMVPPWTRVYRVQRDIPMPLVTSGVEKGNLRELALARMDDLGLKCRDVRTREAGIQDIHHKIKPDEVELVRRDYMANEGWETFLSYEDTRQDILVGLLRLRKCGRNVTCPELMGKCSIVRELHVYGTAVPVHGRDADKLQHQGYGTLLMEEAERIASQEHRSTKIGVISGVGTRHYYWKLGYELEGPYMVKYLV